In Candidatus Bathyarchaeia archaeon, one DNA window encodes the following:
- the trmY gene encoding tRNA (pseudouridine(54)-N(1))-methyltransferase TrmY → MREFILYSRLGRTDAKWTNLHDAGRLDIVYECAVASLFLSHAIRKDVIFHAVLNGPPSPPVHLKVDGATLHDVRTDQQTWTNILKKVLAGKTHPGVSTEKLSFEALLREKAQKAQIYVLEEGGKDISEVNIGENPIFVLGDHVGLPRKVEAYALRYGEKISLGKKPYLAATCISILNYILDRIGLR, encoded by the coding sequence GTGCGGGAATTCATCCTCTACTCTCGGCTTGGACGGACAGATGCCAAGTGGACAAACTTGCATGATGCTGGACGCCTAGACATAGTTTACGAGTGCGCCGTTGCAAGCCTATTCCTTTCACATGCCATCCGCAAAGACGTGATCTTCCACGCCGTGCTTAATGGTCCACCATCACCGCCAGTGCATTTAAAGGTGGATGGGGCGACGCTTCACGATGTAAGAACAGACCAGCAAACATGGACAAACATTTTAAAGAAGGTTTTAGCGGGCAAAACCCACCCGGGAGTCTCCACAGAAAAACTTAGCTTTGAAGCCCTTCTAAGGGAGAAAGCTCAAAAAGCCCAAATCTACGTCCTAGAGGAAGGCGGCAAAGACATAAGCGAAGTCAACATAGGCGAAAACCCCATCTTCGTCCTCGGAGACCACGTGGGCTTACCGAGAAAAGTCGAGGCTTATGCACTACGCTATGGAGAAAAAATATCCCTTGGGAAAAAACCATACCTAGCGGCCACATGCATCTCCATCCTAAACTATATCCTTGACAGGATAGGCTTACGATAG